Genomic DNA from Solanum dulcamara chromosome 4, daSolDulc1.2, whole genome shotgun sequence:
GTAGTTGTTGCAACAAATTAGAAGTTGTTGCAACAACTACTGAATTTGTTGCAACAATTATGGAAAAAGTTGCTACAACTTTATTATTTCTTGCAGCAACTTCCGAATTTGTTGTAACAACTTTGGAAGTTGTTGAATTTGCTGCAAACTATCCTCCCCTAGTTAGAAATTTTTATACCCAAATTTTCTCCACAAAATAATCATGTCTAAAGCAAAAACAGTTTGTGTATGAATAAAAAAaagggacaatttcaaatatatataaataaactaattaatttacaacaaatatagtcatgttttatttacataaaaaatagccaaaatcataggaaatatacagtgactatacaatatagcttgccaaaagtcatagaaagtgtacattgactatacaatatagattgcTTGTACATgagctatacactgaatatacattatgatacactcaaaaattgAATATAGTTTGACTATACATAATATGCACTGACTGTACAACGAATGgccatttttttggtaatttctTTGGCCGAATGACCATCTATTGTAATTATCCCTAAAAAAAAACAGTAGATGGTGAAACATATAAGAATAAGATGGAAAAGGAGAGGAGAGGGATTCAAACTTTGAAATTTGAATCTGAAAAGTAGGTATGTGtgcattctttttaaaaatttggaatattttctctctaaattataattataataattctaATCATGCCCCAAAGTCACTTAattatcttcttttttaaaattgggTAGGGGAAGGGAAAATAGTGAAGGGGATTACAAGGTGGTGATCAAACCCTCATCAACAAGGTGAAAATTCAGGTAGCCAACCAACTGAGCTACTAAGATTCCCCAAAATCTTAAATATCTTTGACTTGGTCAAGACCaccttttctttaaaaaaaattcaagacttACCGAGGTCCTTTTGGTTGACTGTTCTCTAGCAACTTGTTGGTTTTGAGAGAGTTAAACAACTTTCAGTTTATTTAAACAACTCACATAGTTGTTTAAACAAACTatagttgtttaaacaacttacTAGTTGTTTGAACTAAATAACCTGTTTGAGCAGAAGGTTATTCTGCACATGGGATGTTCTGCAAAATTAACCGGAGAAAAAGGGGCATAGAAGTATTCTTACTGCAACAGTTACGCCTTGTTTGCTGCCCCAGTTGCAGCTCCTCGAGCAATGTTTACTGACTGGGACTTTTTACATTTTCCTGAATTTTAATACATATCTACAAGTTTTTGTAATTGTATTCCAATCTCAAACCACTTAATTACCTTGGACATGGTCAACTTCCCTCTTTAATTCAGGATTTACGATCTTTTCCCCTCATTCTTCTCCATAAACacatttgaaaagaaaaaaggtatAAGATCGTAAGATCTTTGGATGTCTGCTAGTGACTAGAGAGCATTTGGGGATAAAGACCAGACAAGGCCTTTTTTTTCCCCTTCTAAAGTGACCTTGACCAGTTCAAAGATAATTAAGTGATTTTAGGATGATTGGAATTACTAAAATTGTTGGGACAAATATCATAACATccaaaatattaaaagaatccATACACACCCATTTTTTagattttcaaatttcaaactttGGTTCCCTCTTTTAGCTCcttcttcattgttttctttcttctcttcttcagtGTTTCATCATCTACGACATACTGTTTTTCTATTTGTGGAGAAGATTTTTGAACCAGTGGATGAGATTTTGCAATAAATCCAACAAAGTTGGTTGTTGTTGTGGGATTTCAAAGAGGAAGGCGGCTGTGTTGTGTAAATAAGAAAACTTCAAGGTTTTTAAAATGTCATTAGCACTAAACGCAAATGAGTCACTTGTAGTTTAAACATAAAATTTGTTTCACTTTTCCTTGAATAAGAGACTCAAAGGGTCACTTTTAGAAAAAGCATCCCAGTGACTATTAGGGACAGGGATAGAAGTGAAATAGGTAGCGACTCTCAGTGCAACATGACATGTGGTCATGCGATATTGATGGAATTTTGCAGTTCATCAATTGAAGTATTCCACAAACCATGTGTGAATTACAAGATGTAGCCAAGTGGAAGAGATTTATTGCTATATGAGGCAGAAGTGCAAGCCTCTCTACCCCAcgaaggtaggggtaaggtctgcgtacatcttaTCCTCCTCATACCCGACTTGTAgaattacactgggtatgttgttgggCAGAAGTGCAAGGATGGATTCAGAAGAGAATATTTTCTCCATGGGGTGGGAAGAGGATGTTTTGGCCTTTGGGTTAGAGAgcaatttaaaataatagatGGAAAAGTGATGGAATTCAGGGAGGATGGAGGGACAtaggaagagaaagaatgatATCACGGTAAAACTGCAAGCTATGATCAATTCAAATTTCATGTTAGTGCAATTATGAGGCCCAACGAATGAATGGACTGCTCAGGGAGTTGCAGTGTTGATGAACCAAGTATGAATGTACTCATAACCAACATAATCTAATCACCTAATTCTCGAACTATGATGTACTATTTACAGTTTAATTAGTATGGTTATCAGTTACTACTGACATTGCTGTATGCTGGTGGAACAATGGCTAGCATAGACTTAGTTTTACCTCCATTCGTAAGATGAGGTCCTGTTGTCTCATGTTACATTATTGTTACCTCAGAGTTTAATTACATAAAAAATGATCACCTCAAAGTTTAATTGCCATCAACTCAATGTTTTAGGTAACTATTTGAGCAAGTCATTCTTCCAGTTTgttaattatttgttttaatGTAGTCGCTTCATTTATCTTGTTGCATGTTTGTGTACAACTTGCttctaactacttttcatgctcTTTTCGAGACCATTCAGTTGTTCTGTTGGTTTTGTATGTGAAAGTTACTGTGGGTGAggggaaatattttttttccttgtgGTATTTTTGCAGAAGTTTGCTACATTCAGGATCAAATGGCTGGCCATAGGATTGCACATGCCACATTGAAAGGACCTAGTGTTGTCAAGGAAATAGTTATCGCAAGTGTACTTGGTTTGGCTGCTGGAAGCTTGTGGAAGATGCACCACTGGAATGAACAAAGAAAAGTCAGGTCATtttatgacttgctggagaAGGGTGAAATAAGTATAGTTGCGGAAGAATAATTTCTCAAGGATCATCTGCTGTGATTTAGCTCTTCAATTAAACATGGACATACTCTTGTATCGAAAAGAATAAGTTCACAAACCAAGTATTTCTTTGTCCATTTGTTACTCCTTGTTTGactatgaagtttatgatttttattgACCTGCTTGGACAGGGTAGAAATGAATTTTCTTTCATCAGTTTTGAGTGTGCCATTGAAACAGGCAAACTCATGTCTctgttaaaaaatatattatttcttgtttaATAGGCTTTTTAAAATCCAAAATCCACCAGAAAATTCATCCCTGAACAGTATGGGACTCTATTTTCTGGGTCTGGATTTTGATATTCCTCTCTAAGATATGTGCTGTTTCGGAATCTAGGCCTCTCTTCATTATTAGTGAGTAGTGATTAAATGGATGTAGAGGTGTGCCTGCAGCCTGCAGGTCGATAATGAGATGGCTTTATTCTGTTAATTTATGTCTTATTATTGTTTGGAAGAACAATTGACTCATTTGTTATGTTGGAATCAAATTTAAGGGGTTTAGCAACTTTTATCACAATCTTGTTTGGAATTATCATGTGTGTTCTTTTTCACACAGACTAAAGCTAATGAAATAACATTTTTATCTTAATATACTATGGTTATTCATAACGGGTAATGATGGGTTGATAACTAACATTCTAGCTGCTTAATTACTAAAAATCTGCTCTTACCGTCTTACGTATTgtattctcttctcccacaatCTAATTTGTAGTTCCTTGCCtgtttttccttccaaatttgaACTATTTAGACTAAGAGCCCTTTAGATTGACTTTAAAAAAGTGtgacttttaagtcaaaaaggaaaaaatagggTGGGATCAATTTTTAACTTTTGACTCATTTTTTTGTGtcaattttaacttattttaagcactttttttaatttgtcaTACACGttcaaaagttaaaaaataaccTAAAAGGTTCTAAGAtacttaaatttaaattcatggtTTAAgcaatatttataattttgacACGAAAAGGACTTCGTATTTTTTATTGTATTGTAATTTGTATACAAGTACTGTACTACAAAAGAAGGCTTTGCCTACCATCTAGCTTAATTATTTACTGTAGTACTTATTACTTAAGGTGGAATCACTGGGTTGTAGCATTTAAAGTGAAGTCGAGAGTGTAACAAGCTGTGTTAACTGATTTTGTAGGATTTGGTGCTACAGGCCCACGTATAATGCATCTTTACTGTTTTGCTCGTGAACAAAAATACTTTATAAAATGTATATTACATTCCAAAGAGAAAATACATCAAatcttttttgaatttgataacAAAATTTACTTTAGCACTTTAATGACATTTAAATACCTCCCTTAACAACTTTCTAGTAAATTAAATACATTTTGAAATTATAATACCACTCTCACACATCATAGCCATGTAAGCGCCACGACATAGCCATATTAGCACCACGTCattaatcttattttttttgtttattcgccattttttctttaacacttttaaaagttaatttacactaattaattaattaaaaatgatttttctaaaatcaaaatttaaaatgtagACCCATTTTTATCCTCCCCCCTCCCTCCCCCcatatttctttcttcttccttcttttttACTATTTCCAGTCCTTTACTcctcatttttttctcttcgccattcaatttaaaaaataactttagagaatgaaatatttttagaagtcattttttCTTGACAACTTAAAtaaaatgaaggttatataagaAAGTTGATAGACTCACATTTTTTGCAtcacaaatattaaaaaatcaaaacgaatcactctaaattcaagaaaatttactTGTGTGAAATCGACGTCAATAATATGGCGTTGGTGTTGAATTTTGCGGATTACTAAAGAAATAGTGGAATGAAAATAGTGGATACAGGTTGGAATGAAgattgaaggaaaatatttttatttataaactcaaaatttcttgaatCTTACTACAAGATCTCTCTTGATGTATTTTTCTGGATGTTTCTGTATTTTTTTGTGTATTGAAAATAATCTAGCAACATccctatttataataataagaaatcaAATTAAACTAGGACAAgaatacatatttctatataaactAGGATAAACAAATTTTAACTAgacacaaattaaataaatagcaaATAACAAATcctaaacaacttaggattcctactccaattttgaattattattccaaTATTCTCttgtaattcaaaattgtatactctttcctttttcttcttgtcattgttgttgtattgGAAAACACTTTTCTTCAATCTTCAATTTCATTCTTGTCGTTGTTGTTTTGGAGAACTTCTCTTcaatcttcaattttttttcttgattgtaTTGGAGCACTTTCTCTCCAACTTCTAAGTGATGCAATACATATCTGTGCCTCAGAAGTACAACCAACCCGTCTCATAGGTACGGTCTATCCGATCAGTAAAATCAGTCTACCCGGCCCGTAGGCTCAGTCTATCCGGCCCATAGGTTTGGTCTATTCGGCCCGTATGTTCGATCTAACCGACCCGAAGGATCATTCTATCCGGACTGTATGTCCGGTTTATCCGATCCGAAGGCATGGTCTACTCGGCTCATAGGTCCAATCTAGTGTTAGACCACTTTGTCCAACTCTGGTTGATGCCCTTCCCaccaactctttttttttggttattggAGCACATTGTCCCCAACTCTCGTTGATGCCCGTCCCACTaattcccttttttttctcaactttctcTAACTTTTAATTAGAGAAAAATTTCTTCCTCTTGTGTCATGTTTGCTTGTACGTCTTTAACTCTGCAATATTTTGTAATTTCTTCCTCCAAGCATGATGTTTTCATGCATTTATCATTCGTCCGACGCTTGTCATCATGATTATTGGCCAGAAGGACAACATATATGGGTTATAGCCGCCTGTCGGCAACGAAAACTCTTTGATTCTCTACCAGGATCGtaaaagctctgataccaatttgaagaaattaatttttatttataaactcaaaatttcttgaatCTTACTACAAAATATCTCTTGAtgtatttttctgtttattGAAAATAACATAGCAACATCCTATTTATAATAAGAAATCAAATTAAACTAGGCCTAGAATAACTATTCCTATATAAACTAGGACAAATAAATTTTAACTAgacatgaattaaataaataacaaataacaaattcTAAACAACTTAGGATTCCTAATTCAATTTTGAATCATTATTTCAATAAAGATGGAGGAAGATGAGCTTCAATGGAGGAAAAGGGGTTTCAATGGAGTAAGAGATGCATGGGggaaaacaacaaaataaagagaaaaaatgaaagttttttttaaaaagggaaaCCAcagtttttaaaataattttgttaacatatttttttaaaaagttaatatatcaagaaaaaaatattcaaaatattaattatatattggtCACTAAAAAAAGGTCATGTGTACGATTTTATAAATTCAGTAGTTAAAgtggaaaaataaattttgttgcCAAGTTAAGGGGGCGAGGGGTTTGGTGTACTTactcataaaaaattaaaaaacatgattgaaaaatcataaaaaacaaAACTCCTTATTAAGGAGCAGTGAATGTCCATTTAAGATCCACTAATTAGTATAGTGAATGTCCATTTAAGATCCACTAATTAGCATAGTGAATGTCCATTTCTAGAACCACTAATTAGCAAGTTGACAACTTTCTTTCACTTGTCTTCTCCTCctattactatatatatatggctaTTCTTGAGATGTAAAATGTGTGATAACAAAAGAAAGCATAGATATTGCAATACacaacaaatattttttctcctttGTTCTCCTTTCTTATCTTTTACTCTAGTCTccttattttattgtatttcataacacgttatcagcacgaagctctaattttcagaaaattaacttctatatcaggtatatctactgaaaaaatttaattttcagttgtctttgttattttaaaaattaattttcatcatgtcaaacttgtcaaaattggagtttgtggcacttgatatttctggctaaaaatttaattttcagttgtctttgttatttaaaaaattaattttcatcatgtcaaacttgtcaaaattggagtttgtgacacttggtgatgctataattgaaggaaatacatcatcaagtcaggataaagcaaaggctatgatttttcttcgtcatcatctagatgaaagcctaaaaatggaacacttgacagtgaaagatccacttgaattgtggaaagacttaaaagagaAGTATAACCACCTCAGGTCAACGGTATTGCCAaaggctcgttatgagtggatgcacttacggtttcaagactttaaaactgtaattgaatataattctgttgtatttagaataacttcccaattaaaattatgtgggaaaactataaatgatgaggacatgttagaaaagacactaactacttttcatgcctctaatgtgatattacagcagcaataccgtgaaaatgattttcaaaaatattctgaattgatctcatgccttctggtggctgagcaacataatgaccttttaatgaaaaatcatgaagtccataccactggaactgctccgttaccggaaaaaaatatagttaaagcacatggccagtctgaaagaagataaaataaaaatcatggccaaaataatgtgcgtgggcgtggcaatgacagaagacgatttaataatcgtcgtggtggtggtcaacataaaagggagaacaatatcagttctcaaaatggcccttcaagaagtaactgtcatcgttgtggcataaAAGGCCAGTGAAAAAATGAATGTCGAACGCgtgagcattttgtaaggctttatcaaaattcattcaaaagaaaagccaatagaggtggtgcctcttcttctaatgctcggatagagtcacattTGGCGTTTAAAAATAATGTTGAAGCAGGACCTTtgcataataataatattgaagcaaatctggcttTGAAGGATGACggttttaatgacctcaatgatattactcatttggatgTTGAAGACTTCTTtaaggattataattgatgtttaatttcattgtATGATTTTCAATATATGTACTTTGAATTATCGTGTTTTTATGTTTATCTACTGAAAAAAGGGAAGTTAACCAGTGGTGAGGTATTACAATAATGTGAATTTCTTTAGGGAATAAAATTTGAGTGATGTTCaaagttatattttaattatgcacTTAATATACAACCTAATAAGTTTGACAGTTATAATTACACATCTACATCTACCTATTAATCATGTTATTCATAAGGATGTGGATTTGATAT
This window encodes:
- the LOC129887113 gene encoding cytochrome c oxidase subunit 5C-2; amino-acid sequence: MAGHRIAHATLKGPSVVKEIVIASVLGLAAGSLWKMHHWNEQRKVRSFYDLLEKGEISIVAEE